The nucleotide sequence TGTGCGGTGGCTTTGTGTTTGCTCCAGTTATGGATGGTCAACCACTGCTCATGCCCCCTACCATGTTAATGGGCTCATACAATAACCCTATTCGGAGAGGCAACTTAAAAATAGTACCAGTTTTAACTTTGAAATTTCACTATTGCAAAGAGATGCAGTGCATGAATAAATTAAGTCGTTGAATGATTTGACAATTAGATCATTCtgctattttaaaaaattaacatGTTAAATTGAGAACAGTATTTTGTTGTAGCCCTTAAAAACATATACAAATGTATTCTCCTTATCTCAAATGGGTATATTACACATATGTTGGTCGCATCTCGAGTATCGGTTATGTTTTGATTTAGTAAATATAATGTGTACAAGTTTCCTGCTGGTAAAAAGTACGAGTACAATTTCTATAACTTGAAAAATAGTTGTTGAATATATCTATTGATAGAAATAACTATTAGTACTGCTAGAACTTCAGGGCATGTATATTAGAGTTCTTCTTAATAAAGTTCATTTGAATAAAAGAGTCACCGTAGCGAGTCAACAAGCGAACGAATAAAAGTCTTACTAAAAATTATAGTAAACGCAAAAATTGTTCTATATTTGCCAATAACTAAATCACAAATACAATGACTGATTAGTAAAATTATCTACAAAACGGGAAACACTAAGTTCGTAATAATCTGTTTAACTACTCAAAAATCGCTTATGTGGCAAGTTTGTAAAACATTATATTGCAAATATCTGTTTCATAAGTTGGAAGTGAATAAGAACATGGCTAGTGCTTTGTAAAAAACAATTGTAAacataaaacaataaatacaaaagAGTGATATGCTGATCAGAGATGTTGAGATATCAAAACAAGCTCATGTTCAAAGTGGGAGTTCACAATATCAATAAGTATAAGGTAATGATGTTAGTTTGGAAATAGTTGGGCGTATCTGGGGATGGGATAGTCCATTCTTATCTACGTGCCACTATTAAAGTACAAAAATGTTTCCGAGTGATGTGGCTGCAGATGGGAATTCTGAAGAAGATGGCTCCGCCAGAGATTAACTATGTAGAGATTCCATCGCGGGAACTTCGTTATCCCTCCTTGATGGGATTTCCCCAGGACTGGGCGATGATCCTGATGGTGTTTCCATTAAGTTTTGGTCCCAAAAGCGGATTCAGTTGCGCCAAATAGCAGCAGAGCCAGAAAAGCCAACAGACGACGGCGGTCAGGAGAAAGATGCAGCGCACCAGATCATCCTGAGGTCCCTTTTTCACCAGGATGGGTCCGAACTTGGCCACCGCCACCCAGAAGGCGGTGAAGAAGATGATCATCAGGATGACTTCCATGGGAGCTCCTTGTTTCTCGCTCAACTTTCCTTTTGCGTCAAATTAAATTCTGTTTTTATTAATCATCTGTGGCAGATGAAATACCCTAACGCGTTTCACCAAAATCCCCTTCTCCCGGACGTTGACCAACACTAGCACACACACTGCTTATCATTTTCAACACCGGTTTGGCGGCTTAATTTTAATtacttaaattaatttttttaaacgtTGGTTAAATACCCGGTGCTATGAAAAGCTTACTAAAATCTCCCGATTATTGTAAAAATATACTATAAATATTAAAGGTGCAGAGACTTCTAAGtaggaattttaaaataatatcgTTATATTAAACTACTTACACAAAGTTCTAAGAAATTCTTCTAAATATAACTCTTTGATGTGCTTGAAGTATAAGTAAAACCGTAATAACCCAGTTATTAATAACTGTTTTTTTGTGATTTCGTGTTGACCAATTGAAGCAATACAACTTACATCCGCACTTTTATGTATTTACTCATCACTATCTAaggtactatttttataaacattcCGTGTCCCGTGTCATAATAAATTAATGTCAATGGTTTGATAGAAACAGAATACAATGACGTAGTTTTTAAAGGAACTTTCCTAGGATTAATTGAAATCTTCTCAAGTGGTAAAATATTGACTAAGGGAAGTTCTTGAACTGACTACAGGGTATCACAAAGTTGGTCCCTGATCGTCTTCTCATCGACACCACCACTTGGACACGCTCCACTTTTTTATCACAGGCACTAGCACAGTCACAAATGGAATAATCAATGGCCACAGGGAGAAATTCTAGTTGCATGCCAATCAATGGGTAAGGAAATGCGCTTAGAAGTAGGCAACGGTTTTTGAGGGTTATCGAAGGATCTGTATTCGATTACCATTTCAGTTGGAAATTCTGATGGGGCAGCAGTACTCACATGTAAATTATGGATGTTTCAGCTCGGAGTGTTGAGGTTTATTTACGTTCCTGCCACTGGGACACACGCACACGCGGGGAAAAGGGGGAGGCGGTGACGGTGGCGGTGGGCGTGGGGGGCAGGTTTAACCACACCAATACACTTGCAGCAATCGCAATCGCAGTCACAGTTGCACAGCAGTGTGCCCATCAAAATCGTTTCATAACCCGCACATGGCTCACTCCTCGACGGGTCTCGACGGTTTATTGGATATCCTTTTGGTTCCTTAGCTAACCAAGTGCCACAAATGCTGCGTTTCTGCACTTTTCCACCATTTCCCCGTGGCTGGGCGAGCCGAGAAAATTCCAAACAGGCGAACTCGAACTCGTTACGTTTCCCTGCTGTTTACGCCACTTCTGACACTTCTCAGCTTTCGCCCAGCGGAGCCCTCTCATTCTGGCGGGGATCGGCGGGCGCCTGCGCCGGCTGGCTTTACGTCATCGCTGGCCGCTGTTGCTCCCAGCGGGAGAATGGGCGAGAGAGAGCTTTGGCCAGTGATGCCAAGATGTGAGAGGTTCAAGAACGAGAATGAAGGTAGTTAAAAGTATCTggaaagttattaaaaaaaattttttaatttttttttattcctaAGTTTTTTCAATCATTTTGTGGTTCCTTGTTGTCTTATCATAAGCAATACATTTTATAtggattatttttataatttttttaaagtgggCAATGTcttttttaaaatgatttcaaattttaaattttaatgacTGTTAAAAGGTTGTATCAGAAAATAGTTTTAGTAGGTAGCTTAGTTAATATGTACCTCCTTTGAGCAAGACCCTTACAGGAATTGACTCAGGGAAAGTGTATTATTAGCTAAGATGAACTAAAATCTCTGTAAACACATTTCTTGGGGGGAAATCTTGGGATGATGTCTTTCACAGAATGTTGTGTAAGATACTACGAAACATTTGTTCTAAACCCTCCTCCCCCACCACACGCACCCTACCAAATTCTGGATCTGCCTCTGCCTGGATTTACATATATCATTTACTTGGCGCCCAAGCAGGGGCCGTTACATGATGGAATGCGGCCCTATAAGCTGCAAAAAGCTGTGTTCAACCCAAAAGTTACAGTTTAGCCAAATGGAGAACATTGTTATTACCTCCAATAGGGCATTCCTAGATCTGGCCAGTTATTAGCTAAAAGGGGAGCCCTGCGACTTGAGCTCGTCGGCGGTGCAGGCGAAAGCTCCGCTCCGCTCCGAAGCTCCAGTTTGACTTGGGCCCTTAATTCCGCTGCAGCGTTGCCAGTGGCAGGCAGTCCTTTCGCTGAAGAGTTCAGCCGTCGTGTTGTCGCCGTGCTCCTTTTTCTGGTTGTCGCCTTCGCCGTCGTAgttgtcgttgtcgttgtcgttgtcgCTCCGTCTCTGTGTATTGTGGCCACCAAAAGAAGGCAGCCAGAGGAACCAAAAATGCCACGAAAGAAAATGTGGAGCGTGAATGTGGCGATTGTTCAGTGCTAGCTAACTTTTGACCCCGTGCGCAATCAGGTCACCATTGTTCTTGTGCGATGGTAAACAGTGTGTTAGCCCAGTCGAAATGTACGAAATATGAAATACAGCAAATAAAGTGCTGGTGATTTGTGATTGAAAATGCGTAATCCCCGTTCCGTTGTCATCGTGTTCACCGCGTAACCTGAACCTTGAGTAAACACACACAGGCGCAAGTCGGActttcacacacacacacacacatgagCATACTAACGGGAGCACGCAACTCTACGTCACAAGAGCTTGAAAGGGGCGTGTGGGAAAGGGGGATTGGGTTGAGGGGCCACCCAAACCAAAATACATGAAATTTGTAGTTCAACTACATTTAATTGATctcaaaaaaatacaaaaagggTTGGGAACGGGGGGTTCTTACAAATCTTTATATAGGGCCTGCTAAAAAATCGTTTCGTGCTAGGCACAAGAAGTTGGCTCCACTCTATCCCACTCACTCACTCCTTTGAGAGGAGGTCCTTTGCCGCATAATTTCGATTGGGGCTGGCTCTCTGCCCCTCTCTTTCTCTCCTCCCCACCAAGCCGCCTTTCCCTAAGGCTCTGTGTATGTGAGAGTTTCTAGTCCTTATATGTGTGAGCGGTGGGCTTGCATGTGCACGGCCTGTTTCCAGTTGGCTTACTGGTATGTGTGTGAGTGAAAGCGTGCCAAATGAATTGAAAATTACATGTGGCTCCGCTCTGTCTCCAACCCCCTCCCGACCCTCTCCCCAACCAAATGCATCGAAGgagttttattatttaaacaCGACGAGAGTTCAGCTCATTGGTGCCGTGCCGCGTGTTTCCGTTTCGTAACACTCGAGGTTACATAAAAATAACCATCGTCACCTTTCTGGGCTTCAAAAATATACACGCATTAACGGCAAAGCGCGGCCTAACGGTATTTTAaaactcacacacacacacccacactcTCTTACAGCATTTGTGAACTGAACTGCACGTGGCAGGGATAACAAGGATAGCACGAGATAGAGCGAGCGAGAGAGAAAGCGAGAAGGCGAGAAATAGCCAAGCAAAGCAAAAAAGTGaacaagaaaaacaaaaaactaaCTGTCCGTCCAGCATTCTTTTTTCTACACACATTTAAAGAATGTAAATGTAAAGTGAAAAAAGGCAGTAGCAGAAACAGAGAGAGAAGAGGAAGGAGAGAGACCTCAAAACTGGCCATTGGCAggccaaacacacacacacatacacactcAAAAGCACACACAGGACACGCTCACACACGCTCAAACACGCACGAATATCCTGGCCTTTGCCGCAGTCATAAAATAATCAAGAAGCAGCTAAATCAAGCAAAAGCCAGAGGACTGCAGCGTGCTGATGTTGACGAAACATCTCCGTTGGGACGAATAAAGCAATTAGCAAGGGTTCGGAATTAGCCACCACTGCCAGGAAAAGGAGCAGAAGGAGGGGCAGCAGGAAGCTGGAGAGGAAGAGAGCGAGTGGAAAAAGGATGCAGGATGCGTGGGACTCTGGCTCCGTGGAGTATTTAGCCTAATCGAGTGATGCCGCCGTGCGTAAAAATGCAGGATTCAGCCTGCAAATGCCAGCTATGTGCGAGATAACGGGACACCGGACAGCCAGGCAACccaagaagaagaagcaaaagcaaaagcaaacgAAACGAGAAATCGAACTCTCCCTGTGATATAACTTGCACCGTAATCGTAATCGTAATTATCTAGCTCTTAGTTATCGTTATCGATCAATAATCGCCGCAATTGTAAGCTAAGTTAAACCGCACTAATCGCCGCTCTGCTCCGCCGCCGCCACCGCCAGACCTGCGCCTTAAACTAAGAATTATAATATATAGTAGATTCCAATAAAAACCCGACCAAAATCGAGCTAAAATATGGGAGACGAGCAGGACAAGCGTACCGGCAAGGAGAAGCTGCTGTTCTACACCACCGCCTTCTTCATCCTGCTGGGCACATTCAGTCTGTTCGCCTTCCTCTTCCTGGTGCCCTTCGTCATCGAGCCCGCCTTCACCACGATCTTCATGCAGTTCGAGGAGGTGCCGGCCCTGTGCGAGACCTACGACACAGAGATCTATTACGGGGCCAAGAACTGCTCGTGGGCGTCCTGCCGCGAGGGCTGCACCAAGGATATCTACACGTGCACCCAGATCCGGGTGAACTATCGCCTCAATTTGTACAACTACACCGATGAGTTCAACTTCACGGAGTACCACATCAATCTCAAGGAAGCGGAGCGCATATTGCCGCCCGTCAAGCGAACGGATCGCTACGAGAGGGCTCTGAGGAGCGACTACGAGTACGATAACCTAGGTGGCACCGGGACCGGCCTGGACATCGACCTGGGTGGCGGGCGGCTGGAGCAGCTGAATTTCGGCGATGCCGATGGCTCCAATGGCTACCTCATCGAGGATTCGGAGGATACGCGCGGACTAAGTGCCTCGGGAACCCTCATTCCCGACGAGCGGCGACCCTTCGACGAAATCTCCGAGCTAAACGAGGGCCTGATGGGCAACCGCTCCATGTACTACTATGTGGGCGCCCGGCTCTTCCCGAACGTCAAGGGATGCGGTTATCCGCCCATGCTCAATTGTACCATCTGGCTGAAGAGGTACACCAAGATCGGCATGAAGTTCCCCTGCTACTACTCCAGGGTGGACCCCAGTCTTGTCATCAGCGACCTGGACTACTGGCAGAACACCCTGAATCTGGTCTACTCGATGGCCATTCCCATACCCTCGTTCATCATTTCGGTGATCTATCTGACGTACGCGTACTTTAAGATCTACAACGAGGACGAGGAGACGGCGCCGCTGGACAAGAACGCCGAGGACATGGACATCGATGACATCGATGCCGTGGATGATAGTGATGGTGCCGTGCTGGCGGACAACGTGGCCGGCAGCCAGATCATCAACATGGACTCCACCACCAACGATAGTTGCCTGGAGGGTGTCCTGCCCAACGGTGGTCCCGGAATGACCGCCTCCATATCGCAGGGTGGCTCCGTCACCACACCGGGCCCGTACATCGCGCAGAGCCCGGCGGGCTCGCAGATGACGCCCAACTCGGAGATGAACTCGTTCGGCCACCAGTTGAAGGTCCAGATGGCCGACGAGCTGTCCAGGGACTCGCTGGAGAACGGAGTTATCTCCACGTCCAACTCAGTGCAAGGGTAAGACTGAAGGATGTGGTGAAGGGATTCGTTGAAAAAACCGGCTGAAAGGGATAAAATTTGAGTTTCAAAGAGAGAACTCTTTGACACGAAAATctgttttataaaaatgcatGATAGTAACAGAAAAATTAAAGACTCTTATAAATCAATTaccattttattaattaaaacaaCTCAAGTTTGAACAGGGGAGGAATTTTTTATGAAGATTGCTTATTTTAGAAAGAATGAAGTTCCCTAAAATTATTTCGTAGATTGTGTGGGGAAAATATGGAATTCGAAACATTAGTAGATCTATTATAGATTTGCGATTTTTAAATCTCattgaaaatgtatttacTTAAGATAGTGAACCAAATATGTATCTGAAGTTCATAAAAGGATATTACGTATACGTTAATGCGCCATTGTCATTTTTTGTAGCATACATATATGGGTACAAGCTGAAGGTAGTATAACTTGAAGAAAAACCAACTTTAAACCTGTTTTATAAGATTTACTTAATGTTTTTCGACagaaatacatatttttcgAATAActaatattttccatttttttcgTTTCAGAAACTTGAGCAAGACGATGACGACGAGTATCTCAACTCCTCCTGGGCCGACGGCGGCAGTCTGAAACGTCAGGCGCATGGTCTGGAAAATGTTAGATTCCGATTCGGAAAATGAGCCGCTGCTGGATTCGTAGGCCGCCGAGCGGACAACGGACCACGGAGCAGGCGGAGATCATCGGAGCAGAGACCCAACCTAacccaaaaaacaaaaaacaaatcgaAAACCCCAAAGGAACCGATAAGCGATAACCCCAAGTATTTCTACCCGAAACAATCGACAACAACGCAGCGAATGCGACCGAACCTGAATACCTTCAGAGCTGTTAGCGGCACCTAAATGAACTATGATAGATTATATTTACCTTATGAACTAGCTACTCAGACACACCCACTCACCCACATAAAGCACGCTAGAAATCCGGAGTAACTCCGGACTTGCCACTCACCCACAGCCACTAAAAAAAGCAATACACGGGCATTATAGTATCTGCACAGTATCTGATATCTGGAGGATAGAGGGATAATGCCACATCTTAGGCGATTGGTACaaatacaataaacataggccGCAAGAACTCGAGCATGGAGTGCTATTCATATACCTAGAGGAAAAACTATAATACTTATACACgcatatacaaatatttacttGAATTATTTTTCTATTCGCAACAATCGTCGTCGTCTCGGAGGCAGAAACACAGAAACTCCACACAACCCATTGCCCACAAAAACCAAAGATCCGAataaagcaaataaaataaaaactgaataAAGCGCGCAACTTATTTACAAATCGATAAATCGAGGCGCTGaggttttttaaatattgtaaTGCCCATTAAAGTGCTGCAAACCGTAAAACACAAAaacagaaattaaatttaacgGATGAAGAGCGTCgtgtatttaatttaaacgTAATGATAAACGAAAGCAAGTCGAATGCCTATATTtgaagtaaattaaattaaattaaattaaaattaaattaacgTAAATTAACTAACAATTGTTATCCTTCAAATTAATGCGGATAAAAACTCACAGCTTTAACTAACTGAAACGGAGGCATAAGATTTTTCTtctacatatttattttattaagatTATTAACGGATAATGAATATTTATAGGTCCTACAAATGGTTCAAGCTATTCAATTAAAAActtacaaataaaatattgcaTTAAATCTTAATAATTTAGGTctgaaattaaatataaaataacgTTTCCTTTTTATATTACAACAAACAAAACCGAAAATACCAAACCAAGACATTTCTAAAATCAAAGGCGAATAATCTCGAAATTCGTTGCCTAGGCATATAGAAGCATCCGCATcagcatccgcatccgcatcaATAAACTGCACTTTTGCGCATAATGTATCTATGATAAGCGGCAATGAACTACACAGAAAATCGTTTGTTTTTAACGACAGTTGGGGATAGTTAACGAGAGTCAAGCAATGGCAAAACAGAAGCGCAACTATTAGCTAATATCATGTAAAACAgacaaacaaataacaaaatgcTACTAGAATTGAAACCAAATACATGAAAATCTCGAAATAAATACGCATTTAGCAGCCTAATAGTATTATGGTGTTTTATTTTGGTTACAAGGAAACAATAGAATTTGGAGTATGTTCAACCAATTTATCTTAATATTTCCATAAATTCATATAGGTAAATCAGGTTATTTCCGTTCCACCAAGAGAAATTCATATTTGGCGCCATATACTTCAATTTTCCCGCGCATTTTTCAACACTGCCAACGACTAGTGATTGGCAAATGAGAAGTAGCTATATGTTGTGAATGGCAAGTAAGAAGAAGCAATCAGCTGTTGCCGTTTTCACCTGTGCGTTTAGCAATGTGAAAATTGCCCAAAAAGTTATTGTAAATGTGCTTAAATCCGAATCACGGCTGGCTTACTCTATTCAGGCCATAACCTTAACTATACAGACGACCGATTCCAACAAGGAACACGGAAAAGAACGCTGAATTAGAGTAAAACTGGGCTGTGGACAACCGACCCACTCGGTcggcaacattttttttgtaaacaaaTAATTTGCCGAGCGAAAAAACTCAACTAGTTATTAACAAATGACGTTCAGCTGAGCCAACTGCAGGGAAATCGCGACGATGGACAATAAGAAAGATATATACAACCTATGGGTGCAGTACACGACAAAGGTGAGGTTCTATTTGAAGTAATTCGAGTGATAAGGAGTGGATTTCCGGGGTGGTGGAGTGGCGGGGGGAGGTGCTCCGATGGCGGGGGTGGCCGCAAAATGTTAAAAGCATTAGTCACCGCAAAACAAAAAGCACTTGTTTATCAACTTTTCAAGTGCTGTAAACAGTGTAATGATTATATAATCCTAGAGAGGCTCAAACTGAATCCTTGCATCTATCTCTTTCGCTCTTTTCCTGTTCCCCCAGAACGATGAGACCCACTTCCGGCAGTTTGTGGCCCGCTTTGTGGCCATTTGGAGGAGCCAACTGCAGCTGGACTTTCAGGCGGAGAACTGCCCCATGTGGCACGAGGTTCAGCCGGATAGTGGTCCACACTTGGGTCGCCTGCCGGACGAACTACTGCCCGCCATCGGCAAGTTCATCATTGTGGCTAGAGATGTCTGCGAAACGCAAGGAACACTGGAGGAGGAGGCCATCGAACAGGTGGCCATACTCGTGGACTGCCTGGTGATCGTGTGCCGGCACTTTGACAACATTCTGGCCGTCATCAAGTATGAGTACAAACCCAATCTGATAGCCATACTCTCCCGGGTGTTCAAACAAGTATGTAGATCTCTATGGCACATTGTTGGGTTAATTATAACAAAGCATCTGTCCATGAATTCTAGCAAATGGAGCTGCCTCAAAGCGTGCCCGCTATAAGTCATCTGTTTAGCAGCTTCTCGGCTTTCCTGGAGGTCATGTACGATCCGTATCTGACATGGCGCAGCTTTGTGCGAGGCCAGTCGGCCGACTACAGTCGTCTTTCCTACAAACCCCACTCGGTGCATGTGGAAATTGTGCCCTTTATTTATGGTAAGAAGGCCTAGACGGTCCATGAAACCGAAAAGTCCAAAGTTTCCTTATCACTGCTCTTAAATTGTTTGACCTACTAACAAATTGCTTTGCCTTGCAGATTGCTTTCAGGAGGAGAAGCTCATCCGATATGCGGAAATAGGCGAGAGCCTGCTCAACATCCTGGGCGCTGTAATTTGCGGCTCTCAGGTAGCGCCAGAAAGCGTCTCCAGTCCCCTCCTGTGTAGTCCTTTTTATCTCTCTAAAAACCGTTTAATTATTAACGTCACTTCCTGACAGCTTTCCTTTCTGCTCACTGCTTTCGCTATTAATGTTCATTAGAGCTCTATCATTCTGTTTCCATGTCCACTTTCGTCTCATTTCGTGTTATGTTGATGTGGCTGGATCCCCTCCAGCTGCAGTTGAAAGTGCAGAAGTCTCTAAACTCGACCTCAACCCTGACAAATAGAAATACTAACGCTCTAACCACTTCTTCACTTGCCCCCTGCTCGGGTGATGGGCTGCTAGACTGTGATAACTTGGTGAGTGGTGGAACCATCTGTTGTCCCGATCATTGTTGTACCCTAACCGTTGTCCATGCATGCCATTGCTTGTCTGTCCCACGACCCTGTTGAATTCAACCCGTATAATGGTGATTTTGGTCTGATCAGCGCAATGGCATGAAGGCCATTTGCCCCGCCACGGTGTCCATCACCATGAGTATTCTGCGGCAGTGGGAGAGTGCCCACAATCCTCGTCTCGTGGCTCTACAGTGCTATGCCCTAATGGTCATCGTGCTGCAGAAATCTAGTCCGGAAGAAGTGAGTAACTTGGCTACATAAATTTGCTATCATACTTATCACATTTTCCTTTTAAAACAGCGCCAAATAGACCTAGTTACGTTAGTTCAACTTTATTGTGATGCTCTCCAAGAGCTGCTGGCCACCAAGCACTTTGACAGCGGGGATGCCAACTTTGACATAGCCAGCGATGCTGACCAGGATGTGGCTATCGACATGGCTGCACTCTCATCCACAGTGTCGGCTGTGAAATTTTTTGTGACTGGCGATGCCGGCGTAAGCGAGGCAATTGCAGATTCCAATCTACTGGAACTGCTCACAAGTCTGCCAAAGCTCATAAAGGTAAGGGTTTAGATCACAAGCTTAGCTTGGACTAATCTTTTGCCTACCTTATAGCCCTGGCACATCTCCCATTCGAGCACCTTGTGTAGCACCATGGAGGCTTTGGCCACCTTGACTCGCCACTCTCCGCAATCCGCTGCCCAACTGCGTCAAGGTGAACGCATCGAGAGGCTTTTCGCCAGCTTGCAGGATTTCGGCAATCCAACTGTGAGTCTGCTGGACACTTGCTTTATGCTGGGCTACGATGAAAGTGGACACTTGTTGCTCCTACCCGAGGTTATGCTCCAATTGCTCAATTGGGTGCCAACGCTTCAGGAGCAAGAACAGCTTCATGTGACCAACCTTGTGCTCAAGGGCTGCACGGACAACTATGGAACGTGAGTAAACTAGTTAAAATTAGTTAAATCATTAGATAGATAACTATTTTCCTATTATTCAACAGCAAATCTGTGGCATGTGGTAGTCGTATCATCAAGGCTGTGTGTGGCTGCCTCTTGACAGCGGAATCTCTGGCCGAGAACTGTGTTCAGAATCTCATTAAGCTGATAGAGGAACTAAGCAAGCTCAGTATTGTGCCCTCGGAGCTAAAGTGCATATTTACATTGTTGCGCCAGGGAACGAAGTTCCCACAGAACAAGCAGCTGCAGCAGGTAAAACTCAACTTCTTACTGAACTTCACTTCcttataataatttaatttcttgc is from Drosophila suzukii chromosome 3, CBGP_Dsuzu_IsoJpt1.0, whole genome shotgun sequence and encodes:
- the VhaM9.7-c gene encoding V-type proton ATPase subunit e, producing the protein MEVILMIIFFTAFWVAVAKFGPILVKKGPQDDLVRCIFLLTAVVCWLFWLCCYLAQLNPLLGPKLNGNTIRIIAQSWGNPIKEG
- the tipE gene encoding protein tipE, translated to MGDEQDKRTGKEKLLFYTTAFFILLGTFSLFAFLFLVPFVIEPAFTTIFMQFEEVPALCETYDTEIYYGAKNCSWASCREGCTKDIYTCTQIRVNYRLNLYNYTDEFNFTEYHINLKEAERILPPVKRTDRYERALRSDYEYDNLGGTGTGLDIDLGGGRLEQLNFGDADGSNGYLIEDSEDTRGLSASGTLIPDERRPFDEISELNEGLMGNRSMYYYVGARLFPNVKGCGYPPMLNCTIWLKRYTKIGMKFPCYYSRVDPSLVISDLDYWQNTLNLVYSMAIPIPSFIISVIYLTYAYFKIYNEDEETAPLDKNAEDMDIDDIDAVDDSDGAVLADNVAGSQIINMDSTTNDSCLEGVLPNGGPGMTASISQGGSVTTPGPYIAQSPAGSQMTPNSEMNSFGHQLKVQMADELSRDSLENGVISTSNSVQGNLSKTMTTSISTPPGPTAAV